A region from the Toxotes jaculatrix isolate fToxJac2 chromosome 2, fToxJac2.pri, whole genome shotgun sequence genome encodes:
- the slc35a2 gene encoding UDP-galactose translocator isoform X1, whose amino-acid sequence MAGGSHSLAAEERPASRSQSEVNRRLKYISLAVLVVQNASLILSIRYVRTLPGDRFFTTSAVVMAEVLKVLTCLLIILLQKRFSVKETVLFLVDSIVFQYKDTLKLAVPSLIYTLQNNLQYVAISNLPAATFQVTYQLKILTTALFSVLMLRKSLSRVQWISLLLLFAGVAIVQVQQEGNKEASVSGGSNQNYMVGLVAVVISCLSSGFAGVYFEKILKGSSASVWVRNVQLGIFGMALGMLGLWWNDGAAIAERGFLFGYTDMVWCVIFNQAFGGLLVAVVVKYADNILKGFATSFSIIVSTVMSIYLFGFHVDLLFTAGAGLVIGAVYMYSLPKAAGSSSSSLGSSSSSSASSESPRTDGGAKMEAFLPKAQGGVVSPPPAVHITA is encoded by the exons ATGGCCGGGGGGAGCCACAGCCTGGCGGCGGAGGAGAGGCCAGCGAGCCGGAGTCAGAGTGAAG TCAACAGGAGGTTGAAGTACATCAGCCTGGCGGTGCTGGTGGTCCAGAATGCATCGCTCATCCTCAGCATCCGATACGTCCGCACGTTGCCGGGCGACCGCTTCTTCACAACGTCAGCGGTCGTCATGGCGGAGGTCCTGAAGGTGCTGACGTGTCTGCTCATCATCCTGCTGCAGAAGAGAT TCAGTGTGAAGGAGACAGTGTTGTTCCTGGTGGACTCCATCGTGTTTCAGTACAAAGACACTCTGAAACTGGCTGTTCCTTCGCTCATCTACACTCTGCAGAACAACCTGCAGTACGTTGCCATCTCCAACCTGCCGGCCGCCACCTTCCAG GTGACCTACCAGCTGAAGATCCTCACCACTGCTCTGTTCAGTGTGTTGATGCTGAGGAAGTCTCTGTCCAGAGTCCAGTGgatttctctgctgctcctgttcGCTGGAGTCGCCATCGTACAG GTGCAGCAGGAGGGGAACAAGGAGGCGTCGGTGTCGGGCGGCTCCAATCAGAACTACATGGTGGGTTTGGTTGCCGTGGTGATCAGCTGCCTGTCATCGGGATTCGCCGGCGTTTACTTTGAGAAGATCCTGAAGGGGAGCTCGGCCTCCGTCTGGGTGAGGAATGTGCAGCTGGGGATCTTCGGCATGGCGCTCGGCATGCTGGGACTGTGGTGGAACGACGGCGCCGCCATCGCAGAGCGCGGCTTCCTGTTCGGCTACACCGACATGGTGTGGTGCGTCATCTTCAACCAGGCGTTCGGCGGGCTGCTGGTGGCCGTGGTGGTGAAGTACGCCGACAACATCCTGAAGGGCTTCGCCACCTCCTTCTCCATCATCGTCTCCACGGTGATGTCCATCTATCTGTTCGGTTTCCACGTGGACCTGCTCTTCACTGCCGGGGCGGGGCTCGTCATCGGTGCTGTCTACATGTACAGCCTCCCCAAAGCGGCCGGCAGCAGCTCATCGTCCTTGGGCTCTTCCTCGTCTTCCTCGGCGTCTTCAGAGTCGCCGAGGACGGACGGAGGCGCCAAGATGGAGGCGTTTCTGCCAAA aGCTCAGGGAGGCGTCGTGTCTCCTCCCCCCGCCGTCCACATCACAGCCTAA
- the slc35a2 gene encoding UDP-galactose translocator isoform X2 has translation MAGGSHSLAAEERPASRSQSEVNRRLKYISLAVLVVQNASLILSIRYVRTLPGDRFFTTSAVVMAEVLKVLTCLLIILLQKRFSVKETVLFLVDSIVFQYKDTLKLAVPSLIYTLQNNLQYVAISNLPAATFQVTYQLKILTTALFSVLMLRKSLSRVQWISLLLLFAGVAIVQVQQEGNKEASVSGGSNQNYMVGLVAVVISCLSSGFAGVYFEKILKGSSASVWVRNVQLGIFGMALGMLGLWWNDGAAIAERGFLFGYTDMVWCVIFNQAFGGLLVAVVVKYADNILKGFATSFSIIVSTVMSIYLFGFHVDLLFTAGAGLVIGAVYMYSLPKAAGSSSSSLGSSSSSSASSESPRTDGGAKMEAFLPNCAGKEKGS, from the exons ATGGCCGGGGGGAGCCACAGCCTGGCGGCGGAGGAGAGGCCAGCGAGCCGGAGTCAGAGTGAAG TCAACAGGAGGTTGAAGTACATCAGCCTGGCGGTGCTGGTGGTCCAGAATGCATCGCTCATCCTCAGCATCCGATACGTCCGCACGTTGCCGGGCGACCGCTTCTTCACAACGTCAGCGGTCGTCATGGCGGAGGTCCTGAAGGTGCTGACGTGTCTGCTCATCATCCTGCTGCAGAAGAGAT TCAGTGTGAAGGAGACAGTGTTGTTCCTGGTGGACTCCATCGTGTTTCAGTACAAAGACACTCTGAAACTGGCTGTTCCTTCGCTCATCTACACTCTGCAGAACAACCTGCAGTACGTTGCCATCTCCAACCTGCCGGCCGCCACCTTCCAG GTGACCTACCAGCTGAAGATCCTCACCACTGCTCTGTTCAGTGTGTTGATGCTGAGGAAGTCTCTGTCCAGAGTCCAGTGgatttctctgctgctcctgttcGCTGGAGTCGCCATCGTACAG GTGCAGCAGGAGGGGAACAAGGAGGCGTCGGTGTCGGGCGGCTCCAATCAGAACTACATGGTGGGTTTGGTTGCCGTGGTGATCAGCTGCCTGTCATCGGGATTCGCCGGCGTTTACTTTGAGAAGATCCTGAAGGGGAGCTCGGCCTCCGTCTGGGTGAGGAATGTGCAGCTGGGGATCTTCGGCATGGCGCTCGGCATGCTGGGACTGTGGTGGAACGACGGCGCCGCCATCGCAGAGCGCGGCTTCCTGTTCGGCTACACCGACATGGTGTGGTGCGTCATCTTCAACCAGGCGTTCGGCGGGCTGCTGGTGGCCGTGGTGGTGAAGTACGCCGACAACATCCTGAAGGGCTTCGCCACCTCCTTCTCCATCATCGTCTCCACGGTGATGTCCATCTATCTGTTCGGTTTCCACGTGGACCTGCTCTTCACTGCCGGGGCGGGGCTCGTCATCGGTGCTGTCTACATGTACAGCCTCCCCAAAGCGGCCGGCAGCAGCTCATCGTCCTTGGGCTCTTCCTCGTCTTCCTCGGCGTCTTCAGAGTCGCCGAGGACGGACGGAGGCGCCAAGATGGAGGCGTTTCTGCCAAA
- the pim2 gene encoding serine/threonine-protein kinase pim-2: MLEKRAAEFHLEGEVIGKDVKEPFCSQYHCGSLLGRGGFGSVFSGQRLSDGLQVAIKQISSDRVQQWARLPGKVSPVPMEIALLQRLSEVGGHEGVISMLDWFEVEGWGFLLVMERPPHYQDLFDFITEREALPEQLALRFFRQIVEALQFMHAHGVVHRDIKDENIVVDMRTLDVKIIDFGSGAPLKETPYNEFEGTRVYSPPEWVLSQSYEAVSLTVWSLGVLLFDMVCGDIPFERDQEIIRATPIFNRRVSKECQSLIHWCLSYRPEERPTLEEILSHPWMKGGEVEDEEEGGDLQEKHSSLPTQSL; the protein is encoded by the exons ATGTTGGAGAAAAGAGCCGCGGAGTTTCATCTGGAGGGAGAAGTCATTGGAAAGGACG tgaaAGAACCGTTCTGCAGCCAGTATCACTGCGGTTCTCTGCTCGGCAGAGGTGGTTTCGGTTCAGTGTTTTCGGGACAGAGGCTCTCTGATGGACTGCAG GTTGCCATTAAACAGATTTCCAGTGACAGAGTCCAGCAGTGGGCCAGACTG CCTGGCAAGGTCAGCCCTGTGCCCATGGAGATCGCTCTGCTGCAGCGGCTGTCAGAGGTCGGGGGTCACGAGGGGGTCATATCCATGCTGGACTGGTTcgaggtggaggggtggggcTTCCTGCTGGTGATGGAGCGACCGCCGCACTATCAGGATCTGTTCGACTTCATCACTGAGAGAGAGGCGCTGCCCGAACAGCTGGCGCTCAG GTTTTTCCGTCAGATTGTGGAAGCTCTGCAGTTCATGCACGCTCACGGCGTCGTGCACCGAGACATCAAAGACGAGAACATCGTGGTCGACATGAGGACGCTGGACGTCAAGATCATCGACTTTGGATCAGGAGCGCCGCTCAAAGAGACGCCGTACAACGAGTTCgaag ggACTCGGGTCTACAGTCCTCCTGAGTGGGTCCTGTCTCAGTCTTATGAGGCCGTCTCTCTCACCGTCTGGTCTCTGGGGGTCTTGCTCTTCGACATGGTCTGTGGTGACATCCCATTCGAGCGCGACCAGGAGATCATCAGGGCCACACCCATTTTCAACAGACGGGTGTCTAAAG AATGCCAGTCTCTGATCCACTGGTGTCTGTCATACCGTCCAGAAGAGCGTCCGACTCTGGAGGAGATCCTGTCCCACCCCTggatgaagggaggagaggtggaggatgaggaggaaggaggagaccTGCAGGAGAAGCACAGCTCTCTGCCCACCCAGTCCCTTTAA